A region from the Thermanaeromonas toyohensis ToBE genome encodes:
- a CDS encoding undecaprenyl-diphosphate phosphatase codes for MTVFQALVLGAIQGIAEFLPISSSAHLILTRFFFGWPDPGLAFDVALHVGTLVGVVTYFWSELTSLLLAGFTQPRSQEGRLFWYIIAASIPGGLFGVTLEEQAQTVFRTPALIAATLTLMGIGLWASDRWGRKKRGLKEINIWDTFLVGFSQALAIIPGVSRSGITMTAGLLGGLTREAAARFSFLLSVPIIAGAAFWELRHISWRHIDLAFAGGVFTSALLGFLAIKFLLRYLRRGSFGVFAWYRLLLAGIILLVLAWRK; via the coding sequence ATGACTGTATTTCAAGCCTTAGTCCTGGGAGCTATCCAGGGGATAGCTGAATTTTTGCCCATCTCCAGTTCGGCCCATCTTATCTTGACCCGCTTTTTTTTCGGTTGGCCAGACCCGGGTTTGGCCTTCGATGTGGCCCTTCATGTAGGGACTTTGGTTGGTGTGGTAACCTACTTTTGGTCTGAATTGACTAGCCTACTTTTGGCTGGCTTTACCCAGCCCCGCAGCCAGGAAGGGCGCCTCTTCTGGTATATTATTGCGGCGTCCATACCTGGTGGGTTATTTGGGGTAACTTTGGAGGAACAGGCCCAGACTGTCTTTAGAACGCCTGCTTTAATTGCCGCTACCCTTACACTGATGGGTATCGGCCTCTGGGCTTCCGACCGATGGGGGCGTAAAAAGAGGGGGCTTAAAGAGATAAATATATGGGATACCTTTCTAGTAGGTTTTTCCCAGGCTTTGGCCATCATACCTGGGGTATCCCGTTCAGGTATAACTATGACTGCCGGTTTGTTAGGGGGATTAACCAGGGAAGCTGCGGCCCGTTTCTCTTTTTTGCTTTCAGTTCCCATCATAGCTGGTGCCGCCTTCTGGGAATTACGCCATATATCATGGCGACATATAGATCTTGCCTTTGCTGGAGGCGTCTTCACTTCGGCCCTTCTAGGATTTTTGGCCATCAAGTTTCTCCTTAGGTACTTACGCCGGGGTAGTTTCGGGGTTTTCGCCTGGTACCGTCTCCTTTTAGCTGGCATCATACTTTTAGTACTAGCCTGGAGAAAGTAA
- a CDS encoding ComEA family DNA-binding protein produces the protein MWEWDSRARWVLILIIAALLFGAGVQYGKWRQAGEMAGPAVERGVVGSPALKDRPREGEDRQPPVSKGEEFIKIHVAGAVERPGVYQLPTGARVNEALKLAGLLPEADPHALNLAAPLADGQQIIVPRMGEEGKVIPSGPVGSGSSKLQGKVNINTAGLEELDSLPGLGPSLAQRIIEYRQQHGPFQNIEDLQNVPGIGAKRWENLKDLITVR, from the coding sequence ATGTGGGAGTGGGATAGCCGGGCGCGTTGGGTACTAATCCTTATCATCGCGGCCCTCCTGTTTGGCGCTGGGGTACAATATGGGAAGTGGAGGCAGGCTGGGGAAATGGCTGGGCCTGCTGTGGAACGAGGGGTAGTAGGTTCGCCAGCTTTAAAGGATAGGCCACGCGAGGGAGAGGATAGGCAGCCTCCTGTTTCAAAAGGGGAGGAGTTCATTAAGATCCACGTAGCGGGAGCCGTAGAACGGCCGGGGGTATACCAGTTGCCTACAGGTGCCCGAGTAAATGAAGCCCTGAAACTGGCAGGGCTTCTTCCTGAAGCAGATCCCCATGCCCTTAATTTAGCCGCACCTTTAGCCGACGGTCAGCAAATTATTGTACCGCGGATGGGTGAGGAAGGTAAGGTTATTCCTTCCGGACCTGTTGGTTCAGGGAGCAGTAAACTGCAAGGGAAGGTAAATATAAACACTGCTGGCCTAGAAGAGCTGGATAGCCTTCCGGGGTTAGGGCCCAGCCTGGCCCAAAGGATCATCGAATACCGCCAACAGCATGGCCCCTTCCAGAACATCGAAGACCTGCAGAACGTGCCTGGTATCGGGGCCAAACGCTGGGAGAATCTTAAGGATTTAATTACTGTGCGTTAA
- a CDS encoding MTH1187 family thiamine-binding protein — protein MPVAQITVIPLGGPGSPSISSYVAELQRLLGETPGIKFQLTPMATVVEGDLDILFQVFRRMHELPFKKGALRVITSISIDDRKDKELTMEGKLESVRKKLKEG, from the coding sequence ATGCCGGTGGCCCAGATAACAGTTATTCCCTTAGGGGGTCCAGGCTCACCCAGTATAAGCTCTTATGTAGCGGAGCTGCAGCGGCTTCTAGGAGAGACACCGGGGATCAAGTTCCAGCTTACGCCCATGGCTACAGTAGTGGAAGGGGACCTGGATATCCTTTTCCAGGTTTTCCGGCGGATGCACGAGCTCCCCTTTAAGAAAGGCGCCTTAAGGGTGATAACTTCCATTAGCATAGACGATCGGAAGGATAAGGAGCTTACCATGGAAGGCAAGCTAGAATCCGTGCGAAAGAAGCTTAAGGAAGGGTAA
- the rpsT gene encoding 30S ribosomal protein S20 — translation MAHTKSAKKRIKIIEKRTLRNKAIKSRVKNAIKKFEKALAGGALEEAKENLRQALRIIDKAVTKGVLHRNTAARKKSRLQQRFNRAVAG, via the coding sequence GTGGCCCATACTAAATCGGCCAAAAAACGGATAAAGATCATTGAGAAACGTACTTTGCGGAATAAGGCCATTAAATCCAGGGTTAAGAACGCCATCAAGAAGTTTGAGAAGGCGTTGGCAGGCGGAGCCTTGGAAGAAGCCAAGGAGAACTTGCGGCAAGCACTGCGTATTATAGATAAGGCAGTTACCAAAGGAGTGTTACACCGCAATACTGCGGCTAGGAAAAAATCGCGGCTGCAGCAGCGCTTTAACCGGGCCGTGGCCGGGTAA
- the yqeK gene encoding bis(5'-nucleosyl)-tetraphosphatase (symmetrical) YqeK, which produces MKETHYDKLLAQKLSPARYRHSQGVASYAAELALKYRAEIGKARLAGLLHDYARDLPDEEILALAEKAGLITCEVERKLPILLHGPVGAYLIRRELGLDDEEILQAISRHTVGSADMTLLDKIIYLADALEPGRHYPGVEFLRSLVEEDLDKALLKALESSITYVLKKGQLLHPATVEARNYLLLKGNS; this is translated from the coding sequence ATGAAGGAAACGCATTATGATAAACTCTTAGCTCAGAAGCTATCCCCTGCACGCTACCGTCATAGCCAGGGGGTAGCTTCTTACGCTGCGGAGTTGGCCCTCAAGTACAGGGCAGAAATAGGAAAGGCTAGACTCGCTGGGTTGTTACATGATTATGCCCGGGACCTGCCGGATGAAGAGATATTAGCCTTAGCCGAAAAAGCTGGTCTGATAACCTGCGAAGTAGAGAGAAAATTACCTATACTATTACACGGGCCGGTGGGAGCTTACCTTATACGGAGGGAGCTGGGCCTAGATGACGAGGAGATCTTGCAGGCCATCAGCCGTCATACTGTAGGCTCGGCAGATATGACCCTCCTAGATAAAATAATCTACCTGGCGGATGCTTTAGAACCTGGTCGACATTATCCGGGGGTGGAGTTTCTTCGTAGCTTGGTGGAGGAGGATCTGGATAAAGCCTTACTAAAAGCCCTGGAGAGCAGCATAACTTATGTCCTTAAAAAAGGCCAACTATTACACCCGGCTACAGTGGAGGCCAGGAATTACCTGTTGTTAAAGGGGAATAGTTAA
- the leuS gene encoding leucine--tRNA ligase: MEARYNFKEIEPKWQRRWEANELYKVREDDPRPKFYCLEMFPYPSGNLHMGHVRNYTIGDVVARFKRMRGFNVLHPMGWDAFGLPAENAAIKHGIHPAEWTWKNIANMRRQLKSMGISYDWDREIATCHPSYYRWTQWLFLQMYKHGLAYRKKAAVNWCPSCATVLANEQVVGGACERCGTPVTRRDLEQWFFRITKYADRLLEDLKKLPGWPEKVKVMQENWIGKSFGAEVVFRLEGSEEEIPVFTTRPDTLFGVTYMVLAPEHPLVEKLTRGTPYEEEVHRFVEAARHLSTLDRTATEKEKEGMFIGAYAVNPVNGEKIPVWIANYVLMEYGTGAVMGVPAHDQRDFEFARKYGLPIKVVIQPPDQELNPSTMEQAYVDPGIMVDSGPFTGLPSEEGKDKVIAYLEERGLGRRKVNYKLRDWLISRQRYWGAPIPIIYCDRCGIVPVPEEDLPVILPEGVEFKPTGESPLKECPEFVNTTCPACGSPARRETDTMDTFVCSSWYFLRYTSPHSQEVPFEREKVDYWMNVDQYIGGVEHAILHLMYARFFTKALYDFGLVGVEEPFKNLLTQGMVLKDGGKMSKSKGNVVSPEEIIDRYGADTARLFILFAAPPERDLEWSDQGVEGCYRFLNRVWRLVYNYSSRVRGIEENKGIRLLKKADKELYRLLHATIKKVTEDIEERFNFNTAISAIMELVNGLYDYQEQVVPEEQNLLLVKEALSKLIVLLAPFAPHIAEELWQGIGKEKSVHLESWPEYDPEALVADEVTVVVQINGKVRDRIQVPAGLKEEELREVVLSREKVANWLKGQQLLKVIVVPDKLVNLVVRKAG, encoded by the coding sequence TTGGAGGCTAGATATAACTTTAAAGAGATAGAGCCCAAATGGCAGCGTCGGTGGGAGGCTAACGAACTTTACAAAGTACGGGAGGATGACCCGCGTCCTAAGTTTTATTGCCTGGAGATGTTTCCCTATCCTTCAGGCAACCTCCACATGGGACATGTGCGTAACTATACCATTGGAGACGTGGTAGCCCGCTTCAAGCGTATGCGTGGGTTTAATGTCCTGCACCCTATGGGCTGGGATGCCTTCGGCCTGCCAGCAGAAAATGCTGCCATCAAGCACGGGATACATCCGGCGGAGTGGACTTGGAAGAACATTGCCAACATGCGCCGGCAGCTAAAGTCTATGGGTATAAGTTATGACTGGGACCGGGAGATTGCCACCTGCCATCCCAGCTATTACAGATGGACCCAGTGGCTGTTCCTCCAAATGTATAAACATGGATTGGCCTACCGCAAAAAGGCTGCCGTGAACTGGTGCCCTTCTTGTGCCACAGTGCTGGCCAATGAGCAGGTAGTAGGAGGGGCTTGTGAACGCTGTGGTACCCCTGTAACTCGCCGGGACTTGGAGCAGTGGTTCTTCCGTATTACAAAGTACGCGGACCGTTTACTAGAGGATTTAAAGAAGCTCCCTGGTTGGCCGGAAAAGGTCAAGGTGATGCAAGAAAACTGGATCGGTAAGAGCTTCGGTGCCGAGGTGGTCTTTCGCTTGGAGGGGAGCGAGGAGGAGATTCCTGTTTTTACTACCCGTCCCGATACCCTTTTCGGGGTAACTTATATGGTGTTAGCTCCGGAGCATCCCCTAGTGGAAAAGCTTACGCGCGGTACGCCCTATGAAGAGGAAGTGCATAGGTTTGTAGAGGCTGCCCGCCATTTAAGCACCTTGGACCGTACTGCCACAGAGAAAGAAAAGGAAGGCATGTTCATTGGCGCTTATGCTGTAAATCCCGTCAATGGGGAAAAGATCCCTGTCTGGATCGCCAACTATGTGCTCATGGAATACGGTACGGGGGCAGTCATGGGTGTACCAGCCCACGACCAGCGGGACTTCGAGTTCGCCCGGAAATATGGGTTACCTATAAAGGTGGTTATCCAGCCTCCCGACCAAGAACTGAATCCCTCCACTATGGAGCAGGCCTATGTAGATCCGGGTATAATGGTGGATTCCGGCCCCTTTACTGGATTGCCCAGCGAAGAGGGTAAAGACAAGGTAATAGCTTACCTGGAAGAAAGAGGGTTGGGAAGACGGAAAGTTAATTATAAGCTACGGGATTGGCTCATTTCCCGACAGCGGTACTGGGGGGCTCCCATCCCCATAATCTACTGCGACCGTTGCGGTATTGTACCTGTGCCAGAAGAGGATTTGCCGGTTATCCTGCCGGAGGGGGTAGAGTTTAAACCTACAGGAGAATCTCCTCTTAAGGAATGCCCGGAGTTTGTGAATACTACTTGCCCAGCCTGCGGGTCGCCGGCCCGGCGAGAGACGGACACCATGGATACCTTTGTCTGTTCTTCCTGGTACTTCCTGCGTTATACCAGCCCCCATAGCCAGGAAGTACCTTTCGAGCGGGAAAAGGTAGATTACTGGATGAACGTAGATCAATATATCGGGGGCGTGGAGCATGCCATCCTCCATCTCATGTATGCCCGTTTCTTTACTAAAGCCCTGTACGATTTCGGATTGGTGGGGGTGGAGGAACCCTTTAAGAATCTACTTACCCAAGGTATGGTTCTTAAAGATGGGGGTAAGATGTCCAAATCCAAGGGAAATGTTGTAAGCCCGGAGGAGATCATCGACCGCTATGGCGCAGATACTGCCCGCCTCTTTATCTTATTTGCTGCTCCTCCAGAACGGGATCTGGAGTGGAGCGACCAGGGGGTAGAAGGTTGCTATCGTTTTTTAAACCGTGTCTGGAGGTTGGTCTATAATTATAGCAGCAGAGTACGGGGGATAGAGGAGAATAAAGGCATTAGACTCCTGAAAAAAGCTGACAAGGAGCTGTACCGCTTGCTCCATGCTACCATCAAAAAAGTAACGGAGGATATAGAGGAACGTTTTAACTTTAATACGGCCATAAGCGCCATCATGGAGCTGGTCAATGGGCTCTACGATTACCAGGAGCAGGTTGTTCCTGAGGAGCAAAATTTACTTTTAGTAAAAGAAGCTTTGAGCAAATTAATCGTCCTTCTGGCGCCCTTTGCGCCCCATATAGCGGAGGAGCTCTGGCAGGGGATAGGTAAAGAGAAAAGCGTCCATTTGGAGAGTTGGCCGGAGTATGACCCCGAGGCTCTTGTGGCCGATGAGGTTACGGTGGTGGTCCAGATCAACGGTAAGGTCCGCGACCGTATTCAGGTACCGGCTGGTCTAAAGGAGGAGGAGCTCCGGGAAGTTGTCCTTTCCCGGGAGAAGGTGGCTAATTGGTTAAAAGGGCAGCAGCTACTTAAAGTTATTGTGGTACCGGATAAACTGGTTAATCTGGTGGTGCGTAAAGCTGGCTAA
- the holA gene encoding DNA polymerase III subunit delta, with product MTWQEFQKELATGFVAPVYLFYGQEKYLIARAVEALKNKLLGPGAELFDYQEFEGEEVTHESLLSATRTPPVLSIRRLIVVKDAPLNEEALLAALSPYCPTTCLVLIAGEEIDKRKKLVKAVQQAGRIVELKGLPPTDLAQWFKEEARKQGRAMEEEAAQALAETVIGLEQGLKELAKLDLYLPPGTPITLRDVEALIPTSLNSKAIFQLLDALTEGDRSTAIDLCRRLLASGEAPLAILGMIARQFRLILLAHIHGLHSPLTEVLGLHPWAAKKIARLAQKYSLASAASALEKILKADVALKTGATEPRLILEQLIWTLTRPRPG from the coding sequence ATGACCTGGCAAGAATTCCAAAAAGAGCTGGCCACCGGTTTTGTAGCTCCGGTTTACCTCTTTTACGGCCAGGAAAAATATCTTATAGCCCGGGCGGTTGAAGCCCTAAAAAATAAATTGCTCGGCCCGGGAGCCGAGCTTTTTGATTATCAGGAGTTTGAAGGGGAAGAAGTAACTCACGAAAGCCTCTTATCTGCCACGCGAACACCGCCGGTACTATCTATCAGGCGCCTGATCGTGGTTAAGGATGCGCCTTTAAATGAAGAAGCCCTGCTCGCCGCCCTATCCCCATATTGCCCCACCACCTGCCTAGTACTTATAGCCGGGGAAGAGATAGATAAAAGAAAAAAGCTCGTGAAAGCTGTTCAACAAGCAGGGCGGATAGTGGAATTAAAGGGTCTACCACCAACCGATCTGGCCCAGTGGTTTAAGGAAGAAGCCCGAAAACAGGGCCGTGCTATGGAAGAAGAGGCGGCTCAAGCTCTAGCCGAAACTGTTATAGGCCTCGAGCAGGGGCTAAAGGAACTAGCAAAACTAGATCTATACCTCCCGCCTGGAACCCCTATTACCCTACGTGATGTGGAAGCCTTGATCCCTACCTCTTTAAACTCTAAGGCTATCTTCCAGCTCCTGGACGCCTTGACAGAAGGAGATCGTTCAACAGCTATAGACCTATGTCGAAGGCTCCTAGCTTCCGGCGAAGCTCCCTTGGCCATCCTGGGCATGATAGCCCGCCAGTTTCGTCTTATACTTTTAGCCCATATACATGGGCTACATTCTCCTTTAACGGAAGTCCTGGGTCTCCATCCTTGGGCGGCTAAAAAGATAGCCCGCCTTGCCCAGAAGTATTCCCTAGCTTCTGCCGCTTCAGCCCTGGAGAAAATCCTTAAAGCAGACGTGGCTTTAAAAACAGGAGCAACCGAGCCTCGCCTGATTTTAGAACAACTTATATGGACCCTTACCCGGCCACGGCCCGGTTAA
- the rsfS gene encoding ribosome silencing factor → MVDALRVAQVAARAARDKKGQQVVILDIRKISLIADYFVITHGTSIPQVQAIAREVEEKVTALGERLLRREGFDSARWILLDFGAVVVHVFMEEERKFYDLERLWGDAEVIEDNGF, encoded by the coding sequence TTGGTAGATGCTTTGCGGGTGGCCCAGGTAGCCGCTCGGGCCGCTCGTGATAAAAAGGGGCAACAAGTTGTTATATTAGACATACGCAAGATTTCACTAATAGCTGACTACTTCGTTATAACCCATGGTACCTCCATCCCCCAGGTGCAGGCTATTGCCCGAGAAGTGGAGGAGAAGGTCACGGCCTTGGGAGAAAGGCTTTTGCGGAGGGAGGGTTTTGATTCTGCCCGGTGGATCCTCCTCGATTTTGGGGCCGTGGTAGTCCATGTGTTTATGGAGGAAGAGCGCAAGTTTTATGATCTGGAACGCCTGTGGGGGGATGCCGAGGTGATAGAAGATAATGGTTTTTAA
- a CDS encoding DUF1646 family protein, which yields MILGLIIILILVLTLPFLVKPVEHNLEPFLFFMGLLATIVAGVLRKELVVEILENHLLYMITLAVLLAGILFKILQKRVKGAINGILKFLPLKVFLALIIILLGLLSSIITAIIASLVLVEIINNLPLDRRNKIRLDIIACFSIGLGAALTPIGEPLSTIATSKLDVDFWYLMREIGDLIIPGIVALGLLETYLLRTQGRSETLVAEQEEETYAGVIIRALKVFLFVLALELLGAGFKPVIDTYIIPLDSRLLYWINIISAILDNATLAAAEISPKMTSTQIEAILMGLLISGGMLIPGNIPNIVSAGRLKITSREWAALGVPLGLIILTIYYLIIFVL from the coding sequence TTGATCTTAGGGCTGATTATTATCCTCATTCTAGTATTAACTTTACCTTTCTTAGTTAAGCCTGTAGAGCATAACTTAGAGCCCTTCCTCTTTTTTATGGGTTTGCTGGCCACCATAGTCGCCGGCGTGTTAAGGAAGGAGCTGGTGGTAGAGATTTTAGAGAACCACCTGCTTTATATGATCACGCTAGCAGTGCTGCTAGCCGGCATCCTCTTTAAGATACTCCAGAAGAGGGTTAAGGGCGCTATCAATGGGATATTAAAGTTCCTCCCCTTAAAAGTGTTTTTGGCATTGATTATAATCCTTTTAGGCCTTCTTAGTAGTATTATTACGGCCATCATCGCTTCCCTAGTATTGGTGGAAATCATAAACAACCTGCCCCTGGACCGACGTAATAAGATACGGTTAGATATTATAGCTTGCTTCTCCATAGGCTTGGGGGCGGCCCTGACCCCCATTGGTGAACCCCTTTCCACCATTGCTACTTCCAAACTGGATGTCGACTTTTGGTACCTTATGCGGGAAATAGGGGATCTTATTATTCCAGGTATCGTAGCCTTGGGCCTCCTAGAGACTTACCTCCTCCGCACCCAGGGGAGGAGTGAAACACTGGTGGCTGAACAGGAGGAAGAGACCTACGCTGGAGTAATTATAAGGGCCCTAAAGGTTTTTCTATTCGTTCTGGCTTTAGAATTGCTGGGCGCTGGGTTTAAGCCGGTTATTGACACTTATATTATTCCCCTGGACAGCCGCCTCTTGTACTGGATAAATATCATTTCCGCCATCCTGGATAATGCTACCTTGGCGGCTGCCGAGATAAGCCCCAAGATGACCTCTACCCAGATCGAGGCTATCCTTATGGGCCTGCTTATAAGTGGAGGTATGCTCATCCCTGGTAATATTCCTAATATAGTGTCTGCGGGTAGGTTGAAGATTACTAGCAGGGAGTGGGCAGCCCTGGGCGTACCTCTGGGGCTTATAATCCTAACTATTTACTATTTGATTATATTTGTGTTATAG
- a CDS encoding DNA internalization-related competence protein ComEC/Rec2, producing MIYFLMGQYFIITGTLAFIIGLWLARWVVLPVIPALIIALGALVLLSFFNLRPRTRMVVFLLALLSGGYAKANWDYTYRSTQLASKLNTFLELRGVVMEEPKIYPRRVVYLLEAWEIKQKDDQRKVKEKVEVVQYFQRGKAPPCYRYGDVLKVQGRLELPTTARNPGEFDYRAYLARRYIYTQVIVDNPNNITKIGEVSGYPWWRLALKAKERARTAITSALPPRFSGLLLALLFGDKEKLEQGDVDVFKTLGVMHVFAVSGLHVGFVLLFLMGLAGFMGLHLGTAVTISIAGLLFYAALAGFSPSITRAVIMGNLGLYAYLKRQKFYFYTSLSLAAFLILLFQPRSLYDTGFQLSFLATWGLVYFYPLGDGLLGWLPSWRRYLIVPLAAQIAVLPLTAYYFNLLPLLSLPANLITVALTGVVTLLGLASFLAAQVSLVAGQALAATTEPLLALLLYVLYKLGSLPGAALPVPTPSLAWIVGYYTVLILLREIYVRWEHPRLLWWRTRYLKAKALPKIIGFLVLITGSIFFFWSPSQDRELQVTFLDVGQGDAIYIRTPAGKHVLIDGGGRPEEDMGKEVGEKVVIPFLRHQGIRKLDVIISTHPDADHMGGLLAVVNKIPVSLVVVPPLKGKFLYEYAPLLERLRANNIPWSEAVRGDRLRLDDSVEVIFFNPAGVIPETRSSDNNYSLVTRFQYGHIGFLFSGDIEAEAMEDILKSGLDMASTVFQVPHHGSRFGLHEKFLEEVGPALVVISVGVKNSFGHPSHESIDYWQSKGIPILRTDQQGAITFFSNGWELKIKTRGQDLKIPAVLKGSRVLSPEGPRL from the coding sequence ATGATCTATTTTCTAATGGGACAATATTTTATCATTACCGGGACCCTCGCCTTTATAATTGGACTTTGGCTAGCCCGCTGGGTAGTCCTCCCTGTGATCCCGGCCTTAATTATAGCTTTGGGAGCATTGGTTCTATTATCCTTTTTTAACCTGCGGCCCCGTACTAGGATGGTTGTTTTTCTCCTCGCCCTTTTAAGCGGCGGTTATGCTAAAGCTAACTGGGATTATACTTACCGTTCTACCCAACTCGCGAGCAAATTAAATACCTTTCTCGAACTTCGGGGTGTAGTGATGGAGGAGCCTAAAATATACCCCCGCCGGGTGGTTTACCTTTTGGAAGCCTGGGAAATAAAACAGAAGGATGACCAACGGAAAGTAAAGGAAAAGGTGGAAGTCGTCCAGTATTTTCAGAGGGGGAAAGCCCCACCTTGCTATAGGTATGGTGATGTTTTAAAGGTACAGGGTCGCTTGGAACTTCCTACTACTGCCCGCAATCCAGGAGAATTTGATTACCGGGCTTACCTAGCCCGCCGTTACATATATACCCAAGTGATTGTGGATAATCCCAATAATATAACCAAAATAGGAGAAGTTAGTGGCTACCCCTGGTGGCGTCTTGCTTTAAAGGCGAAGGAACGGGCCCGGACAGCTATAACTTCGGCCCTTCCTCCCCGCTTTAGCGGTCTTCTCCTAGCCCTCCTCTTCGGAGATAAAGAAAAATTGGAACAGGGAGATGTAGATGTTTTTAAAACTTTAGGGGTAATGCATGTCTTCGCTGTCTCCGGCCTCCATGTAGGCTTTGTGCTGCTTTTTCTCATGGGCTTGGCAGGGTTTATGGGATTACACTTGGGAACGGCAGTAACGATAAGCATAGCTGGCCTTCTTTTTTATGCAGCACTAGCCGGCTTTAGTCCCTCTATCACCCGAGCAGTAATCATGGGAAATCTGGGGTTATACGCTTACTTAAAACGTCAAAAGTTTTACTTTTACACTTCCCTCTCTTTAGCGGCTTTCCTTATCCTACTTTTTCAGCCACGCTCCTTATACGATACTGGCTTTCAACTATCCTTTCTGGCCACGTGGGGTCTTGTTTACTTTTATCCCTTAGGCGATGGTTTACTAGGCTGGCTACCTTCCTGGCGGCGCTACTTGATAGTACCCTTGGCTGCCCAGATCGCTGTACTGCCTTTGACCGCTTATTATTTTAACCTTCTCCCTCTTTTGAGCTTACCAGCTAACTTAATAACGGTAGCTTTAACTGGAGTGGTTACCCTTTTGGGTCTGGCTAGTTTCCTCGCCGCTCAAGTTTCCTTAGTGGCTGGTCAAGCCTTGGCTGCCACCACCGAACCTTTGCTAGCCTTACTTCTATATGTACTTTATAAGCTAGGCTCCTTGCCTGGCGCTGCCCTCCCGGTCCCTACTCCCTCCTTAGCCTGGATAGTTGGCTACTATACGGTCTTGATCTTGCTACGGGAAATTTATGTAAGGTGGGAACACCCGCGCCTCCTATGGTGGCGCACGCGCTATTTAAAGGCTAAGGCCTTGCCCAAGATCATCGGGTTTCTAGTTTTGATAACGGGTAGTATTTTTTTCTTTTGGAGTCCCTCCCAAGATCGAGAGCTCCAGGTTACCTTCCTTGATGTAGGCCAGGGCGACGCCATATATATCCGCACACCAGCTGGTAAGCATGTGCTCATAGATGGAGGGGGTCGACCAGAGGAGGATATGGGTAAAGAAGTAGGAGAAAAGGTAGTGATCCCCTTTTTGCGGCACCAGGGTATAAGGAAGCTAGATGTTATAATTAGTACCCATCCTGATGCTGATCACATGGGAGGGTTACTAGCGGTGGTGAATAAGATACCTGTTTCCTTAGTGGTAGTACCACCCTTAAAGGGAAAGTTTCTATACGAATATGCGCCCTTGTTAGAAAGATTACGAGCTAACAATATTCCTTGGTCTGAGGCGGTCCGCGGGGACAGGCTTCGCCTTGATGATTCTGTAGAGGTTATTTTTTTTAATCCTGCAGGTGTTATACCAGAAACCAGATCCTCAGATAATAATTATTCTTTAGTTACCCGTTTTCAATATGGCCATATCGGATTTTTGTTCAGCGGGGATATAGAGGCTGAGGCCATGGAGGATATACTAAAGAGTGGGTTAGACATGGCCAGCACAGTTTTTCAGGTTCCCCATCACGGGAGTCGCTTCGGGTTACATGAAAAGTTTTTGGAGGAAGTAGGGCCCGCCCTGGTGGTCATCTCTGTGGGAGTGAAGAATAGCTTTGGTCATCCAAGCCACGAGAGCATTGACTACTGGCAATCCAAGGGAATACCTATTTTGCGTACTGATCAGCAGGGTGCTATTACCTTTTTTAGCAACGGATGGGAACTTAAGATTAAAACCCGAGGCCAGGATCTTAAGATTCCGGCTGTTTTAAAGGGTTCTCGTGTTTTAAGTCCTGAAGGACCTCGGCTATGA
- the nadD gene encoding nicotinate-nucleotide adenylyltransferase, with protein sequence MALADTFKRVGLMGGTFDPIHYGHLVTAEAARCEFNLDKVIFIPSGQPPHKKDYEVTSAEHRYRMTVLATASNPYFEVSRIEIDRPGLSYTVDTVSEYRRLWGPEPEIYFITGADAILEILHWKDVDILLTRCHFIAATRPGFPLARLEEVKPRLPQDAEQRIHLLEVPALAISSTDIRRRVREGKSIKYLLPEPVEEYIREQGLYRE encoded by the coding sequence ATGGCCTTAGCTGATACCTTTAAACGCGTCGGTTTGATGGGGGGCACCTTCGACCCCATTCACTATGGCCACTTAGTTACTGCCGAGGCTGCTCGCTGCGAGTTTAACTTGGACAAAGTTATCTTTATTCCTTCGGGGCAGCCGCCCCATAAGAAGGATTATGAGGTTACGTCAGCCGAGCACCGTTACCGCATGACTGTGCTGGCCACCGCTAGCAATCCGTACTTTGAGGTTTCGCGGATAGAAATAGATCGCCCAGGTCTTTCCTATACCGTGGATACGGTAAGCGAATACCGCAGGCTATGGGGGCCTGAGCCAGAAATTTACTTTATAACGGGGGCTGATGCTATCCTGGAGATTCTCCACTGGAAGGATGTAGATATACTTTTAACCAGGTGCCATTTTATAGCAGCTACCCGGCCTGGTTTTCCCTTGGCTAGGCTGGAAGAAGTTAAACCTCGTCTGCCCCAGGACGCGGAACAGCGTATTCATCTTTTAGAGGTACCAGCTTTGGCTATTTCTTCCACAGACATTCGGCGGCGTGTGAGGGAGGGTAAGAGTATCAAATACCTTTTGCCCGAACCTGTAGAAGAGTATATAAGGGAGCAAGGGCTATATCGAGAATGA